From the Malus domestica chromosome 17, GDT2T_hap1 genome, one window contains:
- the LOC103417115 gene encoding glutamate receptor 3.4-like — protein sequence MEILLMNWRPSHVCKTRTLLALVFCMWVSMEVMAGTENATRSSARPSTLNIGALFTFNSVIGKAAKPAILAAIEDVNSDQSVLHGTKLNVIFHDTNCSGFLGTVEALQLIENDVVAAIGPQSSGIAHVISHVVNELHVPLLSFGATDPSLAALQYPYFVRTTQSDYFQMYAVADLVEYFGWREVIAIFVDDDYGRNGISILGDALAKKRSKISYKAAFSPGAPKSDINELLVGVNLMESRVYIVHVNPDSGLTIFSLAKALGMMTGGYVWIATDWLPSHLDSLNPPGPDTMNLLQGVVALRHHTPDTDLKKRFMSRWSKLKHEGSPSFNSYALYAYDSVWLAARALDDFFNEGGNVSFSDDPRLKDTNRSTLHLTSLRIFDGGQKYLQTILKTNFTGISGQIEFDQEKYLVRPAYDILNIGGTGSRRIGYWSNSTGLSVIAPEILYKKPFNKNNTAQLYSVIWPGEVTATPRGWVFPNNGRPLRIAVPYRVSYQDFVAKDNSPPGVRGYCIDVFEAAVNLLPYAVPRTYVLYGNGKRNPEYSDLVFQVAQNNFDAAVGDVTITTNRTRIVDFTQPYMESGLVVVVPVKQAKSKPWAFLKPFTYQMWMVTGAFFLFVGAVVWILEHRMNHEFRGPPRQQLITIFWFSFSTMFFSHRENTVSTLGRLVLVIWLFVVLIINSSYTASLTSILTVQQLTSRIEGINSLVSSNDPIGVQDGSFIWKYLVDELNIAESRLVKLKDMEAYIKALTDGPRRGGVAAIVDELPYIELFMSSTKCAFRTVGQEFTKSGWGFAFQRDSPLAVDLSTAILQLSENGDLQKIHNKWLTHNECSIQLNDDEDDRLSLTSFWGLFLICGIACFLALTVFFCRILLQYRRFTPEPVEADVEEIGPPNTRSRRSLRSTSFKDLIDFVDRKETEIKHMLKRKTSDSKDEASPSTDRRPRSLSAG from the exons ATGGAGATCTTGCTGATGAACTGGAGGCCTAGCCATGTATGCAAGACAAGAACACTGCTGGCATTGGTCTTTTGCATGTGGGTATCCATGGAAGTGATGGCTGGGACTGAAAATGCCACCCGTTCGTCTGCAAGGCCGAGTACTCTGAATATTGGGGCGCTGTTTACTTTCAATTCAGTTATTGGGAAGGCGGCCAAGCCAGCGATTTTAGCTGCAATCGAGGATGTCAATTCTGATCAGAGTGTTCTTCACGGGACTAAATTGAACGTTATTTTCCATGATACGAATTGCAGCGGATTTCTTGGAACTGTTGAAG CTCTGCAGCTGATTGAAAACGATGTGGTTGCTGCAATTGGCCCACAATCCTCCGGAATAGCTCATGTCATATCCCATGTTGTTAATGAGCTCCATGTACCACTTCTATCATTTGGAGCAACAGACCCCTCGCTTGCTGCTCTCCAGTACCCATATTTTGTCCGAACCACACAGAGTGACTATTTCCAAATGTATGCAGTTGCTGATTTAGTTGAGTATTTTGGATGGAGAGAAGTAATTGCAATCTTTGTAGACGATGATTATGGCAGGAATGGGATTTCTATACTAGGCGATGCCTTGGCGAAGAAGCGTTCCAAGATCTCATACAAGGCTGCCTTCTCTCCTGGAGCCCCCAAAAGTGATATCAATGAATTGTTGGTGGGAGTGAACCTCATGGAATCTCGCGTTTATATTGTTCATGTTAATCCTGACTCTGGTTTAACAATTTTTTCCCTTGCCAAGGCACTTGGAATGATGACCGGTGGCTATGTTTGGATTGCAACCGATTGGCTTCCTTCTCATTTAGATTCTCTAAATCCCCCTGGCCCGGACACAATGAATCTCTTGCAAGGGGTTGTTGCTCTTCGTCATCATACCCCAGATACCGATCTCAAAAAGCGCTTTATGTCTAGATGGAGCAAGCTGAAACATGAAGGTAGTCCAAGCTTCAATTCTTATGCGCTCTATGCATATGACTCTGTTTGGTTAGCTGCCCGTGCGCTTGATGATTTTTTCAACGAAGGTGGGAATGTATCTTTCTCTGATGACCCAAGGTTGAAAGACACAAATAGAAGCACACTGCACTTAACATCACTCCGTATTTTTGATGGAGGCCAAAAATATCTACAGACGATTCTTAAGACGAACTTCACAGGTATAAGTGGTCAGATTGAGTTTGATCAGGAAAAATATCTAGTTCGTCCAGCATACGACATTCTGAATATTGGAGGAACTGGTTCCCGTAGAATTGGCTATTGGTCAAATTCTACTGGTCTCTCAGTCATTGCTCCTGAGATCTTATATAAGAAGCCATTCAATAAGAATAACACTGCTCAACTTTATAGCGTTATATGGCCTGGTGAAGTTACAGCTACACCTCGTGGATGGGTATTTCCCAACAATGGCAGGCCACTTCGAATTGCAGTGCCTTATCGGGTAAGTTACCAAGATTTTGTGGCTAAAGACAACAGCCCTCCAGGTGTCAGAGGATACTGTATTGATGTCTTTGAAGCTGCTGTAAACTTGTTGCCATATGCTGTGCCAAGGACGTATGTGTTGTATGGAAATGGTAAGAGGAATCCTGAGTACAGCGATCTTGTATTCCAGGTTGCGCAAAAT aactTTGATGCAGCTGTTGGAGATGTTACAATTACTACTAATAGGACAAGAATTGTTGATTTTACACAGCCTTACATGGAATCGGGACTTGTTGTAGTTGTTCCTGTCAAACAGGCAAAATCAAAACCTTGGGCTTTCCTCAAGCCATTTACATATCAGATGTGGATGGTCACCGGCGCCTTCTTCCTTTTTGTGGGAGCTGTTGTTTGGATTCTTGAGCACCGGATGAATCACGAGTTCCGTGGTCCACCAAGGCAACAGCTCATAACCATTTTTTG GTTTAGTTTCTCCACAATGTTTTTCTCACATA GAGAGAACACTGTGAGCACCCTGGGACGGCTGGTGCTGGTTATATGGTTGTTTGTAGTGTTAATTATCAATTCCAGCTACACGGCTAGTTTGACTTCAATTCTCACGGTGCAGCAGCTGACATCACGGATTGAAGGGATTAATAGCTTGGTATCAAGTAATGATCCAATCGGAGTTCAAGACGGGTCCTTCATTTGGAAGTATTTGGTTGATGAGCTAAACATAGCAGAATCTAGACTCGTTAAGTTGAAAGACATGGAAGCCTATATTAAAGCCCTTACGGATGGACCAAGACGTGGTGGGGTAGCTGCCATCGTTGATGAGCTTCCTTACATTGAGTTGTTTATGTCCAGCACCAAATGCGCATTCAGGACTGTAGGGCAGGAGTTTACCAAAAGCGGATGGGGATTC GCCTTCCAAAGGGATTCTCCTCTTGCTGTCGACTTGTCGACCgcaattcttcaactttcagAGAATGGTGATCTCCAAAAGATACATAATAAGTGGCTTACGCATAACGAGTGCTCTATTCAACTCAATGACGATGAAGACGACCGGCTATCTCTAACAAGCTTTTGGGGCCTGTTTCTTATCTGCGGCATTGCATGCTTCCTTGCTCTTACGGTTTTCTTCTgcagaatccttcttcaataCCGCAGATTTACCCCAGAGCCTGTGGAAGCGGACGTTGAGGAGATTGGACCTCCAAACACGAGATCTAGACGCTCACTCCGGTCAACTAGTTTCAAGGATCTTATTGATTTTGTAGATAGGAAAGAAACTGAGATCAAGCACATGCTTAAGCGAAAGACTAGTGATAGTAAGGACGAAGCTAGCCCGAGCACTGACCGGCGGCCCCGTTCGCTTTCGGCTGGTTGA